GTTAAATTCCTTACAACTGTTATGAGCTATATTGAATATACTTCATCTTACACCTATATATATCTTTTCTTTCAGTTGGTATAAATACTTTAAATTTCTCCAGTTTCTTTCCATAAATATGGATGGTAATAACTTGTTCATTCGGCTCGATTTCAAGGATATGACAATCAGCTGGAGGAATGATTTTATCCGTTTTCCCTTCCCCTAAATATAAATGACCTAAATATTTCAATTGAAAAATTGATTCTTCTAATTGCTTAATTTTTAAAAAATTTTTCACCTTAATTCGTCCAGAAAAAACTCCTTCTACTCCCCAAGTACCATCATGATCATGTAATGGTGTTGCTTGTCCGTCTCTCCATACAAGCGCAAGCACTTCAAAACGATCTAATGGATCTTTATATAATAAATGACGCGCATATTGATTTCTATTTGCTTTCTGTTTTTCTAACGGGAGCCATGCTTTTGTCTCTAAAAGTTTTTCTAAAAGTTTCTCAATTGTACAAACTATCGTTTCTTCATTTTTACTATTTTCAATGCTGGCTGTTACATTATGAATAAACTGTTGAAAGAGCTCGCTTTTTCGACACGTTAACATTAATATCCTCCTTTACACGATTTGATTTAGCTATACTTTCATCGTACGAGAGAAACCATTTCTTTACAAT
The window above is part of the Bacillus cytotoxicus NVH 391-98 genome. Proteins encoded here:
- a CDS encoding cysteine dioxygenase family protein, producing the protein MLTCRKSELFQQFIHNVTASIENSKNEETIVCTIEKLLEKLLETKAWLPLEKQKANRNQYARHLLYKDPLDRFEVLALVWRDGQATPLHDHDGTWGVEGVFSGRIKVKNFLKIKQLEESIFQLKYLGHLYLGEGKTDKIIPPADCHILEIEPNEQVITIHIYGKKLEKFKVFIPTERKDIYRCKMKYIQYSS